ACAGAGCTCGCTGGACTCCTATAAGACGCTGCCCGTCCTGGCCAGCGCTGAGAGCAATCTGGAGGAGATgaacggcagcagcggcagcggcgttgccACATCGGCAGCCGCATCGACAGGCACGGTTGCCGGACAGCCGGAGCAGAGCAGCAAATTTGAGAATATCAGCGACAATGGTAGCGAGATCAGCGACGAGGGCTACCGCAGCCTGGGCGTCATCCAATCGAATGCACAGAAGCGCGAGTCCCTGCACAGTCAGGCCTCCATGGAGGACGCTGAAACGAATGGTAGGCGGGGATGCCGTCCGTCTTGGGCTCAGCTCCAGGCTCACAGATTCTTATTTTGTACTTTGTTTTTGCAGCGCGTCTCGATCAAACGTCCAGCGACTCGCAGATCTCACCCACAGATGAGCCCGAGGCGGAGCCGGAGACGGAGGCGGAGATCAAGTGCAATGCCGTGGCCGAGGAGGAGCCGGAGTATACGCTCTGCGAGCTAGATGGGCCACAGTCGCTGCCCGCTGTGCTGGCCCTGCCCAAGCAGCCCAAGGCCGTCTACGAGGGGCATGGCCACAAGTTCGAGCAGTCCGGCGTTTACATAACGGACGATGAGATTACGGTGACCAGCTCGCCGCTACCAGAGCCGGACAACAAGACGGCGTGTCAGTTGGTGGCTCCGTCGCCCATTTTGGGCAGCAAGATACCGCGTTCCCCGCTGGCGCAACGACGCCGCCGGCGCAGCATCGACAATAGCACCTGCGGCAGCAATGCCGGCGGCAGTCTTCAGGATCTAAGCACGCGTTCCACGGCGCTTGGCTTCAATCGTAAGCAGCCCGTCTATCGTTCGGTGCGCCGCCCGCCACAGGCTCAGACGCAGGCGGCACGGCCGAAGGCCTCGCAGCTGCCACTGGTGCGTGATGTGACCAACACCTGGAGCGGACGCAgcgctgccacgcccaacgGCGCCAACGGCAAGAAGCGGCCCACGATCAGTGCGGAGACATTTGCGCCACCGgcgccagcagcaggcacaggCCCATCCGTAtcggcatcagcatcagcatcgaCATCGCCATCGCCTTCGCCGTTCGAGCGCGGCATCAAGACGCGCTCCTCACAGATACTTTACGATAGCAATGGGCGGCGGGTGCgcggcggctgcagcagctcgcTGACCACGTCGCCGGTAAAGAATCACGCCTCCTCGCCGCTAGCTCAGCAGCTGCTCGAGGCGGCCAGCAGCGCCAAGAACGATGCACAGATTCTCGAGAAGATGAAGACCCTGCTCTCACGCTACGCAGCCggcaatcagcagcagcagcagcggccggGCAAGAAGACGCCCGTCTACGAGGACTTCACCACGGCGTGGGTGCACAGCAATGGCAATCTGGAGCGGTCCGAGAGCTGCTCGCCGCCGGCAAAGGCGCGATCCAAGCGCAGCTCGGCCGCCTCCtcctgtggcagcaacaattcGCGTGATATGACGGCAGCTGGTGCGGCGGCAGGTGGAGCGGTTGTGTCGCCACGACGGGAGCGCGGCATGTCCAAGATTCCAGCGCCAGTGCGTCATCATACGGAGCTCTATTAACGGCACGCGCGGACGCCTAGCGTCCGGCCCAGGGGCATGCCCAAGACAAGACCACAGTCGACGGCCAATATATAGCTACATCCATATGGGATGTGTGGCTGAATCGGTTTGATGGGCTCCATACAAATGGGCGCTTGGACCTTAGGTAAATGTTAGGCAAAAGCTCGaattgtccgtctgtctggtTTGGGGGCGTGTCCGGCCAAATTGAAGCGAACGGAACCGTTCCAAAAGACCtcaatacacacatatatgcaattGAAACATACTCGTCTATACGAAACGTTaatcaataataatgataataataataagatgAAGAAGAAGTAAAAACTGTAACTGCCTCATTAGATACCCAGTTTCAGCTGATCCGTGCACCAGACGCCAATCGCCAATCGCCAATCATGGCACATTTCATTTCGCAAGAGCAGCAGAATATTCCAAGTCTAGGCACTTTTTAACCCAATTTCTACTCGTCACTGTCACTCGTTGCTTCACATGGGCCCGCATTCGTTACTCGTTAGTTGTCAACGAAAGATTGTTCTTGCATTTCGAAACTGTTTCAAGAACAACTAACTCCCAACTCGTTAACACTCGCCCGTTTATCGAGTATCCCTCTCGTTACATTTGATCGGTTTGCGGAAATATGATCCACGCGGAAATATGTCGTTTGTAGAATGACGAAGATATGTCGTGCGAACTTATGTCGTTGCTCCGCTATCTTATGCGCTGCTGCCATTCGTTACTCGTTACTTTTTATCAAGCGTTTATTTTTGCGTTTAGCAACAAAACTAATCCCCAACTCAATACTTTCACTCGCTAGCTTAGCGAATATCTTACTCGCTACTGGTTACTTTTTATCGATCGAGTGCTTGACATTTGCTCCGAGTACAGCTAATAAGTTGCATCTTACTCGCTGCTATTCACTCGTTACTTTCATCGAGCAATTGGTCTGGACTGCGCGCCATGTGATTGGCAGAGAGAACCAACCATTTACAATCCAAATTGAGACTTTCAACTACAATTTTAACGTTTCTTCGACTTACTACTCtactacttttttttttgttttttgaatagGATATTGAAATAAGTGAACGATTTTTGGCATATAACATTTGAATGGATACTTATGCATTGCTCTCGTGATAGATCTTAGAAGAAAACCACATAGAAAGCGCATAATTTTCTAGAAGTTTTACGATtagtgtacacacacacacacacacatacacacacacacacacacacacacatagagggAGACACAggaatattttgtatataggcTAAAAAGgaataaaagtgaaaatacGCCTAATTAGTTgggtttttcaaaaaatataaatagtataTGACAtgacatgtgtgtgcgcgagtgtgtgtgtgcttgtgtgtgtgtgcttaattttttttccagCATAgtcttaaaaagaaaaaggaagatttatttttatatgcaagcAAACGCCATCAATgtgaaaacataaaataaaggTAAGAGGGAAAGCTTTtaacaaaaactcaattttacACATAACACGAGATGCGatacgatgatgatgataatgagaTGGAAATACAAatagataaaaaatatatgcaactatatatattcatataaagaAATGTAGTTAGGATTGTTTGAGCAAGCCAAACAGAGCGAAAGAATAAGAAATCAACTAAACGAATTTTGGTGCTTTACCAAAGCCAATTTCAATATACTACCCCCAACCCCCTACTGAACCCCTCTTACACAAGGATCCAACTATATCTATAAAGTTAAGAGCCATAATCTGAACAGCGGTCACAAATGTTCGAATGTTAAGTAATTCGTctaattgattaattaataCTCCATATATAACCCATAAATACACATATTGAAGCCCCAAAACttattaactatatatatatatatatatatatatatatatatatatgtatatacatatatatatatatatatatatatatattagatacTAGCTGAAGTGTTTACCCAGACATCATTTAATACAATATATTAGCCTAATTTTCTGCACCCGCTGCAtaacgaaatatatatattaactatatatacatatattcgaCTTAATTaaagtgtgtttttttttttgcttatttgttttttgcttataATAATAGCAAAGTTAACATACTTAGTACGCCGTACCTTTAAAAAGCAGTATGCATATAAGtactatacatataaatagaTCCCTTGTTTATGGATACGTTCAAATCGGCCTTAATATCCAAACTATGTTTATTGTAATATATGATTTCAAGTTGGGTTTCTGTTCAGTTTCGTAACGTTAACCAAATGTATATCGAACGCAGGGCAACAGCATATTTAAATGCCCCATGTAAAACATATGTGTATTCTCTGCTATATCTGTGGGCCTTAGCTCCTAACtaagtatataaacaaaaaacaaaaaagaagaacagAAGAAAAGAAGCAATTTGTAGATCAAATCGAAACAATAACACTTGAACATCATTTCAGCAAAAtgacaatttaattgtttgcaacacacgcacataagaattaaataaaacaataataagtatatgttaaaatatacgaaaaacaaaaagtatctgacagatacaGCTCGTTTGATGCGTATCTGTTGCTGTGTTGACTAACTGGCAATTtattcttaattctcaatctGTATTtcgtcgttttttttttctttttttttcgtatggAAAACTGATATAATGCaaacatataaaatgtattttaaatacaattaattattattaaatcatTTAAAGCAAACTAACTATTACAAATGGAATAGATTACAAGAATTATgcaaaccacaacaacaatatattgattttaatcacaagaatttaataaataaataaatattataaactttaaaacccaaaaaaaaaaacacacacatttcgGCTTATTCTATTTGCAGCTCATAATCAATAGGAATATACAGAATGTCGCGAATATCAAAAGAAAGATATTCGCATCTCATTACGAAAACTGCTACAGCAAAGCCAACTGGGCTTCAACATCATAGATATAATCTCTTCACATCAGATCTCACTCGTTACCTGTTACGAGATACTTGATGAATAGCCAAGTGTAAATATCaggtatctttcattttatagatTAGTattatcgattggcattaagaaaatgaaaatccatcacgtttttttccaaaatcggggtcagttcgaaaattaaaacttttttcatgattttttttttaaatatctcgattaaatatcgtctgatttcaaaatgttataccttttttaatttgtacggatccctactatcaattggcaatcaaacaaattaaaattcagtgggttaaaaaagttgtggacaaAAAATCGATTCATTTTTAACGACAACccttttttatgattttttggaatatctcatccaaataatgtctgattttgaaattttataccattttggactcgtaaggatcagtactatcgattggcattaagaaaatgaaaatccaaattttgacccaaatcgaccaaaaagcaaggggttacatcacgtttttttccaaaatcggggtcagttcgaaaattaaaacttttttcatgattttttttaatatctcgagtaaatatcgtctgatttcaaaatgttataccttttttaattcgtacggatccctactatcaattggcaatcaaacaaattaaaatacagtgggtaaaaaaagttgtggacaaAAAATCAACTCGTTTTTAACGACAAccgttttttatgattttttggaatatcttctccaaataatgtcagattttgaaattttataccattttggactcgtaaggatcagtactatcgagtggcattaagaaaatgaaaatccaaattttgacccaaatcgaccaa
This window of the Drosophila virilis strain 15010-1051.87 chromosome X, Dvir_AGI_RSII-ME, whole genome shotgun sequence genome carries:
- the pigs gene encoding GAS2-like protein pickled eggs is translated as MAMLEARPYRPFKSSEEYLEAMKEDLAEWLSTLYPELSINAENFMDRLDTGVALCKHANYVRQAAEDYLARRQARNKSMTRSMTSGLAGPILALGNVHYLPAAKSGTFFARDNVSNFITWCRKSLKIIECLLFETDDLIMRKNEKHVILCLLEVARRGAKFGMLAPMLVQMERQIDREIAADNKANGVGCGTQTNNGCSESGTQTETPPIGSECAAIETDLYDSDTENEDEHDKDPMLMYGPQPQIITNDLKSLDEMVRDLVEKCTCPSQFPMVRVSEGKYRIGDTKVLIFVRILRSHVMVRVGGGWDTLSHYLDKHDPCRCRAQHRSSIQARLMTRNTGNSGNGIELHKAHVIYERSPPAARRVLSAAGAGSGSGSSSGAVSPAAGTVVSSTHNASLSPSAAAAAAAVKHRSRSPTPQRKFLNQINGSAEPLPGSPRPARRSMSPSQRRLNDVRKQQSSLDSYKTLPVLASAESNLEEMNGSSGSGVATSAAASTGTVAGQPEQSSKFENISDNGSEISDEGYRSLGVIQSNAQKRESLHSQASMEDAETNARLDQTSSDSQISPTDEPEAEPETEAEIKCNAVAEEEPEYTLCELDGPQSLPAVLALPKQPKAVYEGHGHKFEQSGVYITDDEITVTSSPLPEPDNKTACQLVAPSPILGSKIPRSPLAQRRRRRSIDNSTCGSNAGGSLQDLSTRSTALGFNRKQPVYRSVRRPPQAQTQAARPKASQLPLVRDVTNTWSGRSAATPNGANGKKRPTISAETFAPPAPAAGTGPSVSASASASTSPSPSPFERGIKTRSSQILYDSNGRRVRGGCSSSLTTSPVKNHASSPLAQQLLEAASSAKNDAQILEKMKTLLSRYAAGNQQQQQRPGKKTPVYEDFTTAWVHSNGNLERSESCSPPAKARSKRSSAASSCGSNNSRDMTAAGAAAGGAVVSPRRERGMSKIPAPVRHHTELY